In the genome of Bradyrhizobium sp. CIAT3101, one region contains:
- a CDS encoding UvrD-helicase domain-containing protein has protein sequence MKGCELPDLAARTAALTHIDRSMLVEAGAGSGKTSIMAGRVAYLFAQGVSPKNVAAITFTEFAASELRIRIERFVSSLSVGEIPDDIVRAFPNGVPDNQRQNLVRAKRSLDELLCTTIHGFAQVLIKPYPAESGIDPGAEIIDPTEGDIAFNERYLNWLKEHLSGERDDGIVAELVLADEARGLRLIRSIADFLRRNRDARLPNHAWSISLAKDLSVAAAAFEKEIAQLEFQEEQTSQACTAFIEMAVVLGGSDLLVTEPHNRALVQAATIPRHVACFTQTGSKRQLRTKGAWEKAAAAVGKTKAQGTMAFQGCAARYDACHQVLSELMAMVAGELLTRVVSAMDRLSAEWRKYKRSAALLDFDDLLNTAKDLLVANEDVRKALGRRYRHVLVDEFQDTDPLQIEILWRLCGDPAIDEDGDPLTRTLRPGSLFLVGDPKQAIYRFRGADVNAYVRAREAIGNPSVVNIVANFRSVEPILSFVNKAFASPLSAAAGQPGFTALAATRLPEQNALTVAALDVAVEDGEDSTEQLRDAEADRVAELCSRIVGNLKVREKGELRPCRFGDIALLAPVGTDLWRFEEALEQCGIPVSTQAGKGFFRRQEIQDLIALTRAIADARDTLALGALLRGPLVGLSETELLDIADGIPTDPKYPDRLPNLTLWTELEKIDHELARDAIEILQSLARRVRSTTPYALLSDAVSLLNVRAHFRHRFPASADRVLANLDLFLEMSRAYDVRGFLAFARDMRANWEEQVLQVEGRPDAEEQSVALITIHAAKGLEWPVVIPINMTGAPKSETGIMHDRRSGEFSAPVLGIEPAGYSQLKSWNELELARERVRLWYVAATRARDLLVLPRHSARLSDKSWARLVDLGLPALPAIEPADLGTEKAALSTPEENKQSAELFGEQAGKISEAYHTIVWNRPSRHEVEAAPQAGGERIFSDPEQVHSTPESIEVLGSATRGTILHKLMEEVLTGETPDAPTELERRSIELLSQLGLEPSQNPGEGISPAELASTVSRTLTLVAVAALRGSLAPEQIVLGCDRTGTTETLISGVIDATSRDGDGRISVVVDWKSDVALDQSRLATYGEQLGHYRNQTGAARALLVLMTAERVLDIK, from the coding sequence GAATGTGGCGGCGATCACATTCACTGAGTTCGCTGCGAGCGAATTGCGGATCCGTATTGAAAGGTTCGTTAGCTCGCTTTCGGTCGGCGAGATTCCAGACGACATTGTGAGGGCTTTTCCCAACGGGGTACCAGACAATCAACGTCAAAATCTCGTCCGCGCAAAGCGATCCCTCGATGAGCTACTCTGCACCACCATACATGGGTTCGCGCAAGTTCTGATTAAGCCCTACCCTGCAGAATCAGGAATAGATCCCGGCGCCGAGATTATTGATCCGACCGAGGGAGACATCGCCTTCAATGAGCGATATCTCAATTGGCTTAAGGAGCATCTCTCCGGCGAACGCGACGACGGCATCGTCGCCGAGCTCGTCCTCGCGGACGAAGCTCGCGGCCTTCGTCTTATTCGGAGCATTGCAGATTTTCTAAGAAGAAACCGTGATGCCAGACTCCCCAATCACGCCTGGTCAATCTCCCTTGCCAAAGACCTGTCTGTGGCAGCCGCGGCTTTTGAGAAGGAGATAGCTCAGCTCGAGTTTCAAGAGGAACAAACCAGCCAAGCGTGCACGGCATTCATCGAAATGGCAGTGGTGCTCGGTGGCTCTGATTTACTAGTCACCGAGCCTCACAACCGCGCCCTTGTTCAAGCGGCGACTATTCCTCGACATGTTGCTTGTTTCACCCAAACCGGAAGCAAAAGACAGCTGAGGACCAAAGGCGCTTGGGAGAAAGCTGCAGCTGCTGTGGGCAAGACCAAGGCCCAAGGCACGATGGCCTTCCAGGGCTGCGCCGCCCGCTATGACGCCTGTCATCAGGTGCTCAGTGAATTGATGGCTATGGTGGCCGGCGAGCTTCTTACTCGTGTTGTCAGCGCGATGGACCGGCTCTCCGCTGAGTGGCGCAAGTACAAGCGCTCTGCCGCGCTGCTTGATTTCGACGATTTGCTAAATACGGCCAAGGATCTTCTGGTCGCCAACGAAGATGTGCGGAAGGCGCTTGGGAGGCGCTATCGGCACGTCCTGGTAGATGAATTTCAGGACACAGATCCACTGCAGATCGAGATCCTGTGGCGCCTGTGTGGCGATCCCGCAATTGATGAAGACGGGGATCCTCTGACCAGAACCCTTCGCCCGGGCTCCCTTTTTCTGGTCGGCGATCCGAAGCAGGCCATTTATCGATTCCGCGGCGCGGACGTAAACGCCTATGTTCGGGCGCGAGAGGCAATCGGCAATCCATCGGTGGTCAACATCGTTGCGAACTTTCGCTCGGTTGAGCCAATTCTGTCATTCGTCAACAAAGCGTTCGCAAGCCCGCTCTCCGCGGCAGCAGGGCAGCCCGGTTTTACAGCTCTGGCAGCTACCCGTCTTCCAGAACAGAATGCGCTGACGGTCGCGGCACTCGATGTTGCGGTCGAGGATGGCGAGGATAGTACCGAGCAATTGCGTGATGCAGAGGCGGACAGGGTCGCGGAACTCTGCTCAAGAATAGTTGGTAACCTCAAGGTCAGGGAGAAAGGGGAGTTACGGCCTTGCCGATTCGGAGATATTGCGCTTCTCGCCCCGGTCGGAACCGATCTCTGGCGGTTTGAAGAAGCGTTAGAACAATGTGGAATTCCAGTCTCGACGCAAGCTGGAAAAGGGTTCTTTCGACGGCAGGAAATTCAGGATCTCATCGCGCTAACTCGCGCAATCGCGGATGCGCGCGATACGCTTGCCCTGGGGGCTCTACTGCGCGGTCCTCTGGTTGGATTATCGGAAACCGAGCTGCTCGATATTGCCGACGGCATTCCCACCGACCCGAAGTATCCCGACCGCCTTCCGAATCTCACGCTTTGGACCGAGCTCGAGAAGATCGATCATGAGTTGGCGCGCGACGCCATCGAGATCTTGCAGTCTCTCGCGCGGAGAGTGCGTTCGACAACACCCTATGCGCTACTTTCGGACGCCGTCAGTCTGCTTAACGTCCGCGCGCATTTTCGTCATCGTTTCCCCGCCAGTGCTGATCGTGTGCTGGCAAATCTAGACCTATTCCTGGAGATGTCGCGCGCCTACGATGTGCGTGGGTTCCTCGCATTTGCGAGGGACATGAGGGCAAATTGGGAGGAACAGGTTCTCCAGGTCGAGGGGCGTCCGGACGCCGAGGAGCAATCTGTCGCTCTGATCACGATTCATGCCGCGAAAGGTCTCGAATGGCCCGTCGTTATTCCGATCAACATGACTGGAGCACCCAAGTCTGAGACCGGGATCATGCACGATCGACGATCTGGCGAGTTTTCGGCTCCGGTCTTAGGAATCGAGCCGGCAGGCTACTCCCAGCTAAAATCCTGGAATGAGCTCGAATTGGCTCGTGAACGCGTTCGGCTCTGGTATGTCGCTGCGACCAGAGCTCGAGATTTGCTCGTCCTGCCGCGGCATTCTGCACGGCTATCTGACAAGTCATGGGCGCGGCTGGTTGACCTCGGTCTTCCGGCTCTGCCGGCGATTGAACCAGCCGATCTCGGCACCGAAAAAGCGGCGCTATCCACTCCCGAAGAAAACAAGCAGAGTGCCGAGCTGTTCGGAGAGCAGGCCGGTAAGATTTCAGAGGCATACCACACGATCGTTTGGAATCGGCCGAGCCGTCATGAGGTAGAGGCTGCGCCGCAGGCTGGTGGGGAACGGATCTTTTCTGATCCGGAGCAGGTCCACAGCACGCCAGAATCAATCGAGGTTCTTGGCAGCGCTACTCGCGGCACCATACTGCACAAGCTGATGGAAGAGGTGTTAACGGGAGAAACACCAGATGCGCCGACGGAGCTTGAACGACGTTCGATCGAGCTGTTGTCTCAGCTTGGACTGGAGCCTAGCCAAAACCCCGGCGAAGGCATTTCGCCGGCTGAACTCGCGTCAACAGTTTCGAGGACCTTGACTCTGGTTGCAGTCGCCGCTCTGCGTGGATCTTTGGCTCCCGAGCAAATCGTTCTGGGTTGCGACCGCACCGGCACGACAGAGACACTTATTTCCGGCGTCATAGATGCTACTTCCCGCGATGGGGATGGCAGGATTAGCGTCGTCGTTGACTGGAAAAGCGACGTGGCTCTAGACCAGTCCAGGCTGGCCACATACGGTGAGCAGCTTGGGCATTATCGCAATCAAACCGGCGCCGCCCGGGCATTATTGGTGCTTATGACTGCGGAGCGGGTCTTGGATATTAAATGA
- a CDS encoding phospholipase D family protein has product MRLIMGGINGHYLRNITMNCASDTSEVLAAVAYATDASLLFDWCWQNSIPLRFYGRLDDGVAVSVPILTDFLRKKSQKFVCRLVQHHHAKVIWWRGVGVYIGSANLSGGAWYRNVEAGCFFSDEEITDDMASDILDLFATLEANATPLTEELLEEMKRRARVLSAAIPDSKDFWASPSIKRWPGLVQTAPKSAMDRKRQVFLEEWHATLQDLRDIGATISRAENRPAWISESASAGSQADQFLHAHYYQRTFDGRKANYAALFEQNHHHREQAVAETVQWWRQLRTAPSSEEEMLNITAPYLRTALAEQSLHSMTEEAFRQVCMRVHSIKDYARRVPNKAVGLPDDGTPYTIPDKVTALSRRIWNDKSTNGVRVNELLHYVLYGGSSEQLPERLWQAVSDPKWKIDGLGISALGELVGWALPDRFPPRNGRTSKALRSLGYDVTVHVE; this is encoded by the coding sequence ATGCGGCTCATAATGGGTGGCATTAACGGACACTATCTTCGAAACATCACTATGAACTGCGCTTCAGACACTAGCGAGGTTCTGGCCGCTGTGGCGTACGCAACAGATGCGTCTCTTCTCTTTGACTGGTGCTGGCAAAACAGTATTCCGTTGAGGTTCTACGGCAGACTAGATGACGGTGTTGCCGTCAGTGTCCCAATCCTTACTGATTTCCTTCGCAAGAAGTCCCAGAAGTTTGTCTGCCGCCTCGTTCAACATCACCACGCCAAAGTCATTTGGTGGCGCGGAGTAGGGGTGTACATCGGTTCGGCAAATCTCTCAGGCGGCGCGTGGTACAGAAATGTCGAGGCTGGATGTTTCTTTTCCGACGAAGAAATCACCGATGATATGGCTAGCGACATCTTGGACCTGTTTGCGACCCTCGAGGCGAACGCTACACCGCTCACCGAGGAGCTGCTGGAGGAGATGAAAAGGAGAGCCCGGGTTCTTTCAGCCGCGATTCCCGACTCTAAGGATTTCTGGGCAAGCCCTAGCATCAAGAGGTGGCCGGGCTTGGTCCAAACCGCCCCCAAGAGCGCGATGGACCGAAAACGCCAAGTATTTCTCGAAGAATGGCATGCGACGCTACAGGACCTTCGAGACATTGGAGCAACAATCAGCCGGGCCGAAAATCGTCCTGCGTGGATCAGTGAATCCGCATCTGCTGGATCTCAGGCAGATCAATTCTTACACGCACATTACTACCAGCGCACGTTTGATGGAAGGAAGGCCAACTACGCTGCGTTGTTCGAGCAGAATCACCACCATCGCGAACAGGCCGTGGCTGAGACTGTGCAGTGGTGGCGACAGCTCCGTACGGCTCCGTCCTCTGAAGAGGAGATGCTTAACATTACTGCTCCCTACCTCCGCACAGCCTTAGCGGAGCAGTCCTTGCACTCTATGACCGAGGAGGCCTTTCGTCAGGTCTGCATGAGGGTACATTCGATTAAGGACTACGCAAGACGTGTTCCGAACAAAGCGGTGGGGCTTCCAGACGACGGCACCCCTTACACCATACCGGATAAAGTGACCGCGCTTTCCAGGCGAATTTGGAATGATAAATCGACAAATGGAGTCCGCGTCAATGAACTCCTTCATTACGTCCTGTATGGAGGATCTAGCGAACAGTTGCCCGAGCGCCTCTGGCAGGCCGTCAGTGATCCCAAATGGAAAATTGATGGCCTTGGAATAAGTGCTCTTGGCGAACTGGTAGGATGGGCGCTCCCAGATCGTTTCCCTCCTAGGAACGGCCGCACATCGAAAGCACTTAGGTCGCTGGGCTACGACGTGACAGTCCATGTTGAATGA
- the brxL gene encoding BREX system Lon protease-like protein BrxL has protein sequence MTALDDKINERFPGLVVRKDLVNAVKGNAIVPSYVLEFLLGQYCATNDESSIQSGIETVKEILRKHYVHRNEAGLIRSNIREKGRWKVIDKISVDLNTDKDAYEATFANLGIKKVIIDSDTVKAHPKLLVSGVWCIADVEYEHSEDKNVEPWILGSIKPIQLSKFDYEAFLGARAGFTTDEWIDLLFQTVGFDPEMFGRRSKLLQLMRLVPFVERNYNLIELGPKGTGKSHIFSEFSPHGILISGGEVTVPKLFVNNSSGKIGLVGYWDVVAFDEFAGRQKRVDKALVDIMKNYMANKSFSRGVETLGAEASMVFVGNTKHNVPYMLKHTDLFEELPEKYYDSAFIDRLHTYVPGWEIDVIRGEMFASGYGFVVDYLAEILRHMRNNDYSNRYQALFTLSSDISTRDRDGVNKTFSGMMKLLFPADNATEAEVEEILHLAVEGRKRVKDQLLRIDSTYPETDFSFTARDGRKVVVKTLEQAEYPQYYNKRAPTHDEPVPEGVKEGGDGPVLGGVKKSAETNGGLVGASEGHKVFSENQKGVTYADLFWPWLKGATNIVITDPYIRMFHQVRNLMEFIEMIAVRKAPEDEVAVRLVTRPDEVSSEKQHANLVAVESACTAAGIKFSWEFDGTNTIHARHIVSDTGWKISLDRGLDIYQKFEMNDAFSLANRLQAYRPVKAFEVTYLKTNGPLT, from the coding sequence ATGACCGCGCTGGATGACAAGATCAACGAACGCTTCCCGGGCCTCGTGGTTCGCAAGGACCTGGTCAACGCGGTAAAGGGCAATGCCATTGTCCCGTCCTACGTGTTGGAGTTCCTGCTCGGACAATACTGCGCCACCAATGATGAGAGCTCGATCCAATCAGGGATCGAGACCGTCAAGGAAATCCTTCGCAAGCACTACGTCCATCGTAACGAGGCGGGACTGATCCGATCGAACATCCGGGAAAAGGGCCGGTGGAAGGTGATCGACAAGATTAGCGTCGATCTCAACACCGACAAAGATGCCTATGAGGCGACCTTCGCCAACCTGGGTATCAAGAAGGTCATCATCGACTCCGACACCGTGAAGGCTCATCCTAAGCTGCTAGTTAGCGGTGTCTGGTGCATCGCCGACGTAGAATATGAGCACAGCGAGGACAAGAACGTTGAACCCTGGATTTTGGGGAGCATCAAACCGATCCAGCTATCGAAGTTTGACTATGAGGCTTTTCTCGGCGCGCGCGCGGGATTCACGACCGACGAATGGATCGATCTGCTGTTCCAGACGGTCGGCTTCGATCCCGAGATGTTCGGTCGTCGCAGCAAGCTCCTGCAACTGATGCGCCTCGTGCCCTTCGTCGAGCGAAACTACAATCTGATCGAACTGGGACCGAAGGGCACTGGCAAGTCGCATATCTTCTCGGAGTTCTCGCCGCACGGCATTCTGATCTCCGGGGGAGAAGTGACGGTGCCGAAGCTGTTCGTCAACAACAGCTCGGGAAAGATCGGATTGGTTGGCTACTGGGACGTTGTAGCTTTTGACGAGTTCGCCGGCCGGCAAAAAAGAGTCGACAAGGCGCTTGTCGACATCATGAAAAACTACATGGCCAACAAGAGCTTCTCGCGAGGAGTAGAGACGCTTGGCGCCGAGGCGTCGATGGTTTTTGTCGGGAACACCAAGCATAATGTTCCCTACATGCTGAAGCATACCGATTTGTTTGAGGAGCTTCCCGAGAAATATTACGATTCTGCCTTCATCGATCGACTGCACACCTATGTCCCAGGCTGGGAGATCGACGTCATCCGCGGAGAAATGTTCGCATCCGGGTATGGCTTCGTCGTCGACTACCTGGCCGAAATCCTTCGGCACATGCGCAATAACGACTACTCCAACCGTTACCAGGCCCTGTTCACGCTCTCATCGGATATTTCGACGCGCGACCGCGATGGCGTGAACAAGACGTTCTCCGGGATGATGAAGCTGCTCTTCCCGGCCGACAATGCAACAGAGGCAGAGGTAGAGGAGATCCTGCATCTCGCGGTTGAGGGTCGGAAGCGAGTCAAGGATCAGCTCCTTCGGATCGACAGCACATATCCAGAAACGGACTTCTCATTCACGGCTCGCGATGGCCGCAAGGTGGTCGTGAAAACGCTCGAACAGGCTGAATATCCGCAATATTACAATAAGCGCGCCCCCACCCATGACGAGCCGGTGCCTGAAGGCGTGAAGGAAGGTGGTGACGGGCCTGTCTTGGGCGGTGTGAAGAAGTCAGCCGAGACAAATGGGGGGCTCGTCGGTGCGAGCGAAGGGCACAAGGTTTTCAGCGAGAACCAGAAAGGTGTTACCTACGCGGACCTTTTCTGGCCTTGGCTAAAAGGTGCAACTAACATCGTCATCACAGATCCCTATATCCGGATGTTCCATCAAGTGCGTAATTTGATGGAGTTCATCGAGATGATCGCCGTACGTAAGGCGCCGGAGGATGAGGTCGCGGTGCGCCTCGTCACCCGTCCAGATGAGGTCTCTTCGGAAAAGCAGCATGCGAATCTCGTCGCCGTCGAAAGTGCCTGCACGGCAGCCGGAATAAAATTCTCGTGGGAATTCGATGGAACAAACACGATCCATGCGCGCCACATTGTGAGCGACACCGGCTGGAAAATCAGCCTCGATCGAGGCCTAGACATCTATCAGAAGTTTGAAATGAATGACGCTTTCAGCCTCGCTAATCGGCTGCAGGCCTATCGTCCGGTGAAGGCCTTTGAGGTCACATACTTGAAGACAAACGGCCCACTCACATGA